A genome region from Alkalimarinus coralli includes the following:
- a CDS encoding alpha/beta fold hydrolase, producing the protein MLKSKLLFVILLIGVLGSSLYWAASHYKYDIYDAAIAFELEQAQLVSKRINVSNLDIAYLEGPRRAGEETVLLIHGFAATKENWLRFAGQLTNRFHVVVLDLPGHGESTRDFSLNYDLETQVENVRQITQALGLGQFHIAGNSMGGAISALYAAKYPSEIKTATLYDPAGIHEVESNLEKHLHKGENPLIVSDTESFKHLLTFAMEKPPFIPWPITEVAAEKASQKQKINSKIFNDISSGKSGQFKAELKKIKAPTLIIWGTEDRVINVGNADIFEQLIPNAKKIIMQGIGHAPMIEVPKESASMLAEFAANPA; encoded by the coding sequence GTACTCGGCAGCTCATTATACTGGGCGGCCTCACACTACAAATACGACATTTATGATGCCGCAATCGCCTTTGAGTTGGAACAGGCGCAGTTAGTCTCCAAACGAATTAACGTCAGTAATCTTGATATTGCTTATCTGGAAGGCCCCCGCCGTGCAGGTGAAGAAACCGTACTATTAATACACGGTTTTGCTGCCACCAAGGAGAATTGGTTACGCTTTGCTGGGCAACTGACCAACCGTTTTCATGTGGTCGTGTTAGACCTACCAGGGCATGGAGAGAGCACCCGAGACTTTTCACTAAATTACGACCTGGAAACACAGGTTGAGAATGTCCGTCAGATCACTCAGGCGCTCGGCCTGGGTCAATTCCATATTGCGGGTAACTCTATGGGCGGAGCCATTTCTGCTTTGTATGCCGCTAAATACCCAAGCGAAATAAAAACCGCGACACTCTATGACCCAGCAGGCATTCATGAAGTTGAAAGCAACCTTGAGAAACACCTTCATAAAGGCGAAAACCCGCTGATCGTTTCAGATACCGAGAGCTTCAAACATTTGCTTACGTTCGCAATGGAAAAACCACCCTTTATTCCATGGCCTATTACCGAAGTCGCAGCTGAGAAAGCAAGCCAGAAACAAAAAATTAATAGTAAAATTTTCAACGATATTAGCTCTGGAAAATCAGGGCAATTTAAAGCCGAACTCAAGAAAATTAAGGCCCCTACCCTGATAATATGGGGAACGGAAGACCGCGTTATCAATGTCGGCAACGCCGACATTTTTGAACAGTTAATTCCCAATGCTAAAAAGATCATTATGCAAGGGATAGGTCATGCACCGATGATAGAAGTACCGAAAGAGTCCGCAAGCATGCTGGCAGAATTTGCGGCTAACCCTGCTTAG